From a region of the candidate division WOR-3 bacterium genome:
- the mutS gene encoding DNA mismatch repair protein MutS, translating into MAERLTPLLAQYRRIKERYPETLLLFRVGDFYEMFYEDAEIGARALNLTLTSRPHGPNIRVPLAGIPVKALDSYIARLVAQGFKIAICDQLEEPNRNKPVVHRDVVEVITPGTITRTPLLDEQRNNYLMALSPAGEIWGLAFADLTTGEFVVGEIKSANIVEEIAKIGPAEILIPQNWSDKLPIEYQNRITRLDDYYFTEEFAFDKLTSHLGVMNLDGFGIGEFTEGICAAGAILHYLEHTQRSALPHLRRVTPYILSEYLLIDRISRRNLELIESLHPEENRREPSKTLLGVLDRTKTPGGARLLRRWLLAPLLSVKKINQRLDAVAELKENVASLSELQDLLGKIGDIERIVSRIALERANARDLIALRNWLKVIPEIKKLLSGFRAERLMYIYNSLQDFGAVVDDIDRVLVDDPPGAITEGGLIRPGYNQELDELRAIAGNAKEFIAGIQETERQRTGIPNLRIGYNSVFGYYIEVTKSYLSLVPKNYIRKQTIANGERFITPELKEYEAKVLNAEERIKALEYELFTQLRRRIAPSTDKIFEAALLIAEIDVFAALAAVANERNYTRPIVDESSSIEIRSGRHPVVEALSKEPFIPNDTIIDSAKEQILIITGPNMAGKSTYLRQVALIVIMAQMGSFVPAAYARIGIVDKIFTRIGASDDVARGVSTFLAEMIETANILNNATSRSLVVLDEVGRGTATNDGLAIAWATVEHLHGNEKFSPRTIFATHYHELTDIAKLLPRVKNYSFLVRERGDEVLFLRKIKPGPADKSYGIAVAKLAGLPESVINRAREMLIHFTEQTEINLKRFNLPAETLFASDHSIHPVIERLRSLNINELTPLAALSLLAELQRLARE; encoded by the coding sequence GTGGCAGAAAGGCTGACACCTCTCCTTGCCCAGTACCGAAGGATAAAGGAGCGCTACCCGGAAACCCTGTTGCTTTTCCGAGTAGGTGATTTTTATGAGATGTTTTATGAGGATGCTGAGATTGGTGCCCGCGCCCTGAACCTTACCCTAACCTCAAGACCCCATGGTCCTAATATCCGTGTGCCGTTGGCGGGAATTCCTGTCAAGGCGCTGGACAGTTATATTGCCCGGCTCGTTGCTCAGGGTTTCAAGATTGCCATCTGCGACCAGTTAGAGGAACCAAACCGTAATAAACCGGTTGTCCATCGTGATGTGGTTGAGGTCATCACACCGGGGACCATTACGCGTACCCCGCTTTTAGATGAACAGCGGAACAACTATCTTATGGCGCTATCACCTGCAGGCGAAATTTGGGGATTGGCCTTTGCCGACCTGACAACAGGTGAGTTTGTTGTAGGAGAAATTAAATCGGCAAACATTGTTGAGGAGATAGCCAAAATCGGACCTGCGGAAATCCTCATTCCTCAGAACTGGAGTGATAAATTGCCCATTGAATACCAAAACCGCATCACCCGTCTCGATGACTATTATTTTACCGAAGAGTTCGCTTTTGATAAACTCACCTCCCATTTAGGTGTAATGAACCTGGACGGTTTTGGTATTGGGGAATTCACCGAAGGGATTTGTGCGGCCGGTGCAATTCTCCATTACCTTGAACATACGCAGCGGAGCGCGCTTCCCCATCTTCGTCGTGTTACACCATATATACTCAGTGAATATCTATTAATTGACCGGATATCCCGGCGCAACCTCGAACTGATTGAAAGCCTCCATCCTGAGGAAAACCGGCGCGAACCCTCAAAAACATTGTTAGGGGTCCTCGACCGAACAAAAACCCCGGGGGGTGCAAGGTTATTGCGACGCTGGCTTCTTGCCCCCCTCCTCTCGGTAAAAAAGATTAACCAGCGCTTAGATGCTGTTGCTGAACTCAAAGAAAATGTTGCTTCACTTTCAGAACTGCAAGACCTATTGGGTAAAATTGGGGATATAGAACGGATTGTTTCTCGGATCGCCTTAGAGCGGGCAAATGCGCGGGATTTGATAGCGTTACGTAACTGGCTGAAGGTTATACCAGAAATTAAAAAACTCCTCTCTGGATTCCGGGCTGAAAGACTAATGTATATTTACAACTCCCTCCAGGACTTTGGAGCCGTTGTGGATGACATCGATCGAGTCCTTGTGGATGACCCGCCCGGTGCCATAACCGAAGGCGGGCTAATCCGCCCAGGTTATAATCAAGAACTGGATGAGTTACGTGCCATTGCCGGCAATGCCAAGGAGTTTATCGCCGGCATTCAAGAAACCGAACGCCAGCGCACCGGCATACCCAATTTGCGTATCGGGTATAATTCAGTATTCGGCTATTACATTGAAGTAACCAAATCCTATCTATCACTTGTTCCCAAAAACTACATCCGAAAACAGACCATAGCTAACGGTGAAAGGTTTATTACCCCGGAACTTAAGGAATACGAAGCCAAGGTATTAAATGCTGAGGAGAGAATCAAGGCGCTCGAATATGAACTTTTCACCCAATTGCGCCGCCGAATTGCTCCTTCTACCGATAAAATCTTTGAAGCGGCTCTTCTCATTGCCGAAATTGATGTTTTTGCCGCTCTTGCCGCCGTTGCCAACGAACGAAATTACACCCGCCCCATTGTGGATGAGTCCAGTAGTATCGAAATCAGGTCTGGCAGACATCCGGTTGTAGAGGCACTAAGTAAGGAACCGTTCATACCTAACGACACAATTATTGATAGTGCCAAAGAGCAAATTCTTATTATTACCGGTCCCAATATGGCGGGTAAGTCAACCTATCTTCGGCAAGTGGCGCTGATTGTGATAATGGCACAGATGGGGTCATTTGTGCCTGCCGCTTATGCCCGTATCGGTATTGTTGATAAAATCTTCACCCGGATTGGCGCCTCAGACGATGTTGCCCGAGGTGTTTCCACATTCCTTGCTGAGATGATTGAAACCGCCAATATTTTAAATAACGCCACCTCCCGCAGCCTGGTGGTACTTGATGAGGTCGGACGGGGAACTGCCACCAACGACGGTCTGGCAATTGCATGGGCCACGGTTGAACACCTCCATGGCAATGAGAAGTTTTCTCCGAGGACAATCTTTGCCACCCATTACCATGAACTCACCGATATTGCTAAACTCCTCCCCCGTGTTAAAAATTATAGTTTCCTTGTACGGGAAAGAGGTGATGAAGTACTTTTCCTCCGCAAAATCAAACCCGGACCTGCCGATAAAAGTTATGGTATCGCAGTTGCCAAACTCGCTGGACTTCCCGAATCGGTCATCAATCGAGCGAGGGAAATGCTCATCCATTTTACAGAACAAACAGAAATCAACCTCAAACGATTTAATTTACCTGCGGAAACTCTGTTTGCGAGCGACCACTCTATCCATCCTGTAATTGAACGATTGCGGAGTTTAAATATAAACGAACTCACTCCTCTCGCAGCGTTGAGTTTACTTGCCGAACTGCAGAGACTTGCCCGAGAGTGA
- a CDS encoding UDP-glucose/GDP-mannose dehydrogenase family protein, with protein MHIAVIGTGYVGLTSGACLAKIGHRVICVDNDEEKITVLNRGGIPIYEPGLREVIDEAVRANRLSFTTNISQAVKESEVCFICVGTPPLESGEPDLTYVESVARDIAFSMDGYRLIVEKSTVPVQTGKWVRKTIERYNRKQIPFDVASNPEFLREGSAVRDFLEPDRIVIGVETERARDLLLEIYKPIKAPVLVTDIESAELIKHCSNAFLAMKISFINAVAIICEAAGADVMKVADGMGMDKRIGRAFLDAGVGYGGFCFPKDLRAFIRIAEELGYDFKLLREVERINEETKQRFVKKIRQVLWNLRDKNIGILGLAFKPNTDDMRLAPSIDIIRALLLEGAKVRAYDPHAMENARKILPDIIYCQRAEDVAQDADLLAIVTEWDEFKHLDLIRIKEKMRLPIICDGRNIFERSRLERLGFTYIGVGR; from the coding sequence ATGCACATTGCGGTAATCGGAACAGGCTATGTTGGTTTAACATCTGGCGCCTGCCTTGCCAAAATTGGGCACAGGGTTATCTGCGTGGATAATGATGAAGAGAAAATCACTGTGCTAAACCGTGGCGGTATTCCAATTTATGAACCTGGACTTAGGGAGGTTATCGACGAGGCTGTCCGGGCAAACCGGCTTTCTTTTACCACCAACATCTCCCAGGCGGTTAAGGAAAGCGAGGTCTGCTTCATTTGCGTGGGCACGCCCCCTCTCGAAAGCGGAGAACCTGATTTGACTTATGTTGAGAGTGTTGCCCGGGATATTGCCTTTAGCATGGACGGATATCGTCTGATTGTAGAGAAGTCTACCGTGCCTGTCCAGACGGGAAAATGGGTCAGAAAGACGATCGAACGCTACAACCGTAAACAAATTCCCTTTGATGTCGCCTCCAACCCCGAGTTTTTGCGAGAGGGTTCAGCGGTGCGAGATTTTTTAGAGCCTGACCGCATTGTCATTGGGGTGGAAACCGAACGGGCACGAGATTTGCTCCTTGAAATTTATAAGCCCATTAAAGCCCCCGTGCTTGTGACCGATATCGAATCCGCAGAACTGATCAAACATTGTTCTAATGCCTTTCTGGCAATGAAAATATCTTTTATCAATGCTGTCGCAATAATCTGCGAGGCCGCAGGTGCTGATGTTATGAAAGTAGCTGATGGAATGGGTATGGATAAAAGAATCGGCAGGGCCTTTCTTGATGCTGGTGTGGGGTACGGCGGTTTCTGTTTTCCCAAGGATTTACGGGCATTTATTCGGATTGCTGAGGAATTGGGTTATGATTTTAAGTTGCTGCGAGAGGTGGAAAGAATTAACGAAGAGACAAAACAGCGCTTTGTCAAAAAGATTCGCCAAGTACTGTGGAATTTGCGTGATAAGAATATCGGCATTTTAGGTCTGGCATTCAAACCAAATACCGATGATATGCGTCTTGCCCCATCCATTGATATCATTAGAGCGTTGCTCTTAGAAGGGGCGAAGGTTCGTGCCTATGACCCCCACGCAATGGAGAATGCCCGAAAAATCCTTCCCGATATCATTTACTGTCAAAGAGCTGAAGATGTTGCCCAAGACGCAGACCTGTTAGCAATCGTAACAGAATGGGATGAGTTCAAACACCTTGACCTCATCCGCATTAAAGAAAAAATGCGTCTGCCCATCATCTGCGACGGTAGAAACATATTCGAAAGATCAAGGCTCGAACGGTTGGGGTTTACCTATATTGGCGTTGGTAGATGA
- a CDS encoding UDP-glucuronic acid decarboxylase family protein, with the protein MKTRKLRVAIVAGGAGFIGSHLCEKLLKKQWNVVCVDNLITGRMENILHLQKNPRFRFIKMDISDQLILEPQCLPRADVIFNLASPASPKDYRALPIETLMAGAQGTKNLLEISMRNQAIFVHASTSEVYGNPTKHPQQESYWGNVNPIGERSVYDEAKRFAEALIMAYHRKFNLEVRIARIFNTYGPRMKLDDGRVVPTLIYQALTGKPLTIFGSGRQTRSLCYIRDMIVALYRLIKCRDPYPINLGNPEEFTILQIARLVKKLTKSNSPLIFQPLPPDDPNRRRPDITRAQKLLHWRPVVNLERGLELTIRWFRENELKWNQWKN; encoded by the coding sequence ATGAAAACCAGAAAACTGCGTGTGGCTATTGTCGCGGGGGGAGCGGGATTCATCGGTTCTCATCTCTGTGAGAAACTACTGAAAAAGCAATGGAATGTAGTTTGTGTCGATAACCTTATTACTGGCAGAATGGAAAATATCCTTCATTTACAGAAAAACCCCAGATTCAGGTTTATTAAAATGGATATCAGTGACCAATTAATCTTAGAACCTCAGTGCTTACCTCGGGCGGATGTCATCTTTAATCTTGCCTCCCCTGCTTCACCAAAGGATTATAGGGCTCTCCCTATAGAAACCCTTATGGCTGGGGCACAAGGAACTAAAAATCTTCTTGAAATAAGTATGAGAAATCAGGCGATATTCGTTCATGCCTCTACTTCAGAGGTTTATGGTAACCCCACCAAACATCCTCAACAGGAGAGCTACTGGGGGAATGTTAACCCCATCGGAGAGCGTTCGGTATACGACGAGGCGAAAAGATTCGCCGAAGCCTTAATTATGGCATATCACCGCAAATTTAATCTGGAGGTTCGTATCGCCAGGATCTTTAACACCTATGGACCAAGGATGAAACTTGATGACGGTAGAGTTGTCCCTACCTTGATTTACCAGGCGCTCACAGGGAAACCTTTGACGATATTCGGCAGCGGTCGGCAAACCCGTAGCCTCTGCTACATAAGAGATATGATAGTGGCTCTTTACAGATTAATTAAATGCCGAGACCCTTATCCTATTAACCTTGGAAATCCTGAGGAGTTTACCATTCTCCAGATTGCCCGTTTGGTCAAAAAACTAACAAAGTCAAATAGTCCTCTTATATTCCAACCTCTCCCTCCCGACGACCCTAATCGCCGGAGACCCGACATCACCCGTGCACAAAAACTTCTCCACTGGCGTCCCGTGGTTAATTTAGAAAGAGGGTTAGAACTCACGATAAGATGGTTTCGCGAGAATGAGTTAAAATGGAATCAATGGAAAAATTAG
- a CDS encoding Gfo/Idh/MocA family oxidoreductase encodes MESMEKLGIGIVGVGLWGRNYVRTLAESNACQIFVADVAEKNLKGLQDVRVVSFPELLAHDGIKALIIATPDNTHFPLAVQALEAGKDVLVEKPMALSVEEAEEMLLLAQRRKRIIAIAHTPIYSCSFDLLKSQIEGIAKKDIIRIEAVRTSQGRNNGSDVLWDLACHDLAMAISLFGLPKKAKTIRREHHTCQYKMIFNNDIEFIGIASWSDPPFHREFKVYTRERVYQFQEPIGAKGLKSNLPLSRMCSDFIRCSYTRARPLSDGVLGLNVIRCLTLLSQEGDEVKCSQ; translated from the coding sequence ATGGAATCAATGGAAAAATTAGGGATAGGAATAGTCGGTGTGGGTTTGTGGGGTAGAAATTATGTAAGAACTCTTGCGGAATCTAATGCTTGTCAAATCTTTGTCGCTGATGTTGCTGAGAAAAACTTAAAGGGGCTTCAGGACGTGCGAGTAGTTTCATTTCCGGAACTCCTTGCGCACGACGGCATTAAAGCCTTAATCATTGCTACCCCAGACAACACCCATTTTCCCTTAGCAGTTCAAGCACTTGAAGCCGGAAAGGATGTTCTCGTAGAAAAACCTATGGCGCTCTCTGTTGAAGAAGCGGAAGAAATGCTACTCCTTGCCCAACGCCGGAAAAGAATTATTGCTATTGCTCATACCCCGATTTATTCCTGTTCTTTTGACCTTCTAAAATCTCAAATCGAAGGGATAGCGAAAAAGGATATTATAAGAATTGAAGCGGTTAGAACCTCCCAAGGCAGAAATAATGGTAGTGATGTTCTCTGGGACCTTGCCTGCCATGACTTGGCAATGGCGATATCCTTGTTTGGCCTTCCTAAGAAGGCAAAAACCATTAGACGCGAACACCATACCTGCCAATATAAAATGATTTTTAATAATGATATTGAATTTATTGGCATTGCCTCGTGGTCCGACCCTCCGTTCCACCGGGAATTTAAGGTTTATACGAGAGAAAGGGTTTATCAATTTCAAGAGCCTATTGGAGCGAAGGGATTGAAGTCCAACTTACCCCTTAGTCGGATGTGCTCTGACTTTATTCGCTGTTCTTATACTCGGGCAAGACCCTTGAGCGACGGGGTATTAGGTTTGAATGTAATTAGGTGTCTCACCCTTCTTTCCCAAGAGGGTGACGAGGTTAAATGCTCTCAGTAA
- a CDS encoding glycosyltransferase family 2 protein, which yields MLSVIIPVYNEENSVLEIIEQVKSVPIQKEIVVVDDGSSDKTVTLLRDVTGIKLFIHNYNQGKGAAIRTALPHASGDIILIQDADLEYDPSDYPKLVAPFKDLKVIAVYGSRFKGKGRFLFLSRLANIFLTFITNALFGGKLTDMETCYKLIRKEAAVKLNLQAKRFEIEPEITAKLLRQHYRIVEVPIKYHGRSRGKKIGWRDGLIACWTLLKVYVS from the coding sequence ATGCTCTCAGTAATAATCCCGGTTTACAACGAGGAGAACTCGGTCTTGGAAATAATCGAACAGGTGAAATCGGTTCCGATACAGAAAGAAATTGTGGTCGTTGATGATGGTTCCTCGGACAAAACAGTAACATTGTTGCGAGATGTCACCGGTATCAAACTCTTCATCCATAACTATAATCAGGGCAAAGGTGCCGCAATCCGTACTGCACTTCCCCATGCCTCAGGTGATATCATCTTAATCCAAGACGCCGACCTTGAATACGATCCCTCAGATTATCCCAAATTGGTTGCGCCTTTCAAAGACCTAAAGGTTATAGCAGTATATGGTTCCAGATTCAAAGGAAAAGGTAGGTTCCTTTTTCTCAGCCGGTTGGCTAATATCTTTCTTACCTTTATAACAAACGCCCTGTTCGGTGGTAAACTTACAGATATGGAGACCTGTTACAAATTAATCAGAAAAGAAGCGGCTGTAAAACTTAATCTCCAAGCGAAGCGATTTGAAATTGAACCGGAAATCACTGCCAAACTCCTCCGCCAACACTACCGGATTGTTGAAGTGCCAATAAAATATCACGGGAGAAGCCGAGGAAAAAAAATCGGCTGGCGAGATGGTTTAATTGCCTGTTGGACACTTTTAAAGGTTTATGTCAGTTGA